From Lentisphaera araneosa HTCC2155, the proteins below share one genomic window:
- a CDS encoding 2-oxoacid:acceptor oxidoreductase subunit alpha: protein MSDNKTSILEIESAVVRFVGDSGDGMQLTGNQFTDTSAVSGNDVVTFPDFPAEIRAPAGTVGGVSGFQVNFSSNPVTSHGDAPDALVAMNPAALITNVKDLKHGGLLVVNSDSFGAIDLRKAGIEHNPFENDTVLHETYQVVEVGMTKLVQTALEEIDLKASEKKRCKNFFALGLMYWVYDRSLDFSKNWIKKKFAKKPILIEANTIALEAGYAYGETIELFNNRYTIKSNDMPSGTYRQVTGNSALAYGLTTATFSSDLKLVYGSYPITPASDILHELAKLKHYDVRTVQAEDEIASIGVALGASYAGSLGVTATSGPGLCLKTEFLGLAAMVELPLVLVNVQRGGPSTGLPTKTEQSDLMLAMYGHNGEISVPVIAPKSPVDCFYTAREAVRIAVEYMTPVIVLSDGFVANSSDLWRVPDIKSLDKVDVEFYEGDAEGYEVFARDEKGARKWVVPGTPDLQHTLTGLEHNTLGDISYDGENHQKMTLERAEKIKNIAKSLPSLEVMGPDSGDVLVIGWGGTYGSICAAVKELRKTHKTLSYTHLTHLNPLHNDLEALISRFKKVVVVEINLGQLHKVIRSEFAIDAELICKIEGKPFLVSELVNSISEYL from the coding sequence ATGTCAGATAATAAGACAAGTATTTTAGAAATTGAAAGTGCAGTTGTACGCTTCGTTGGCGATTCCGGTGATGGCATGCAATTGACCGGTAATCAATTTACCGATACATCAGCGGTTTCTGGTAACGATGTGGTAACATTCCCAGATTTCCCTGCGGAGATTCGCGCTCCTGCTGGTACAGTAGGCGGTGTTTCTGGTTTTCAGGTTAACTTCAGTTCGAACCCTGTTACATCACATGGTGATGCTCCAGATGCTCTCGTAGCTATGAACCCAGCAGCGCTCATTACAAATGTGAAGGATCTTAAACACGGTGGCCTTTTGGTCGTTAACTCAGATTCTTTTGGCGCAATTGACTTACGCAAAGCTGGTATCGAGCACAATCCTTTCGAAAACGATACCGTGCTCCACGAAACTTATCAGGTCGTAGAAGTCGGCATGACAAAGTTAGTTCAGACAGCACTCGAAGAGATCGATTTAAAAGCATCTGAAAAAAAGCGCTGTAAAAACTTTTTTGCTCTAGGACTCATGTACTGGGTTTATGACCGTTCATTAGATTTCTCTAAAAACTGGATCAAAAAGAAGTTTGCTAAAAAGCCTATTTTAATTGAAGCCAATACAATTGCTCTCGAAGCAGGTTATGCCTATGGCGAAACTATTGAGCTCTTCAATAATCGTTACACCATTAAAAGTAATGACATGCCTTCTGGTACATACCGTCAGGTTACGGGTAATAGTGCTTTAGCTTATGGTTTAACGACGGCAACTTTCTCAAGTGATTTAAAACTTGTTTACGGTTCTTACCCCATCACTCCAGCTTCCGATATTTTACACGAGCTCGCAAAGCTCAAGCACTATGATGTGCGTACAGTTCAGGCCGAAGACGAAATCGCTTCAATTGGTGTGGCTCTCGGAGCCTCTTATGCAGGTTCCTTAGGTGTGACAGCCACTTCTGGTCCTGGTTTATGTTTAAAAACAGAATTCCTCGGTCTTGCAGCAATGGTTGAGCTTCCTTTAGTTCTGGTCAATGTTCAGCGCGGTGGTCCTTCTACAGGTCTTCCAACTAAAACTGAACAATCAGATCTGATGCTTGCTATGTATGGTCATAATGGTGAAATCTCTGTCCCTGTCATTGCGCCAAAATCTCCTGTAGATTGTTTCTATACCGCTCGCGAAGCTGTAAGAATTGCCGTTGAGTACATGACACCAGTTATCGTTCTTTCTGACGGATTTGTGGCTAACAGTTCTGACCTCTGGAGAGTTCCAGATATTAAATCACTTGATAAAGTTGATGTGGAGTTTTATGAAGGTGATGCGGAAGGTTACGAAGTCTTTGCTCGCGATGAGAAAGGCGCACGTAAATGGGTTGTTCCTGGTACACCGGACCTTCAACATACACTCACAGGTCTCGAGCACAACACACTCGGTGATATTTCCTATGATGGTGAAAACCACCAAAAGATGACTTTAGAGCGTGCAGAAAAAATTAAAAATATTGCCAAATCCTTACCTTCACTTGAAGTTATGGGTCCCGATTCAGGCGACGTACTCGTTATCGGCTGGGGTGGTACTTATGGTAGTATTTGTGCTGCAGTTAAAGAGTTGCGTAAAACGCACAAAACTCTTTCCTATACACATTTAACACATTTGAATCCCCTTCATAACGATCTAGAGGCACTCATATCTCGCTTCAAGAAAGTTGTAGTCGTGGAAATTAACCTAGGTCAACTTCATAAAGTCATTCGTTCAGAATTTGCGATTGACGCAGAATTGATTTGTAAGATCGAAGGTAAACCCTTCCTCGTTTCCGAACTTGTTAACAGTATCAGTGAGTACCTTTAA
- the ilvA gene encoding threonine ammonia-lyase, biosynthetic, translated as MHLQSQKSTMESSQLIKEILSAKIYDLAIETPLNKALKLSTKLKNEIYLKREDLQSVFSFKIRGAYNKMRKLDQNSLQRGVIAASAGNHAQGVAQAANHLHIPATIVMPTTTPQIKVDSVVEKNAEVILHGDNFDQACQRAFEIEKERGLTFIHPYDDWDVIAGQGTIGVEILKQLNEEPDYIFVPVGGGGIAAGVANFAKYLSPNTKIITVECEDSACFKEAFQLGEPTQLAEVGIFADGIAVGKIGENTFKALKDNVDEAITVSTDEICAAVKSIFEETRVVAEPAGATALAGVVKYIKENKLQNKRITTIISGANTSFGRLRHISERTELGAEKEALFAISIPEKKGSFRHFCQLLDGSSITEFNYRYNNPDQAQIFVGIELKDGDKSRLSIINNLQQSHIDHLDLSHNEIAKLHLRHMLGGQSAVKDEHFYRVQFPEKPGALLKFLNDLGSEFNITLFHYRNHASAHGRVLLGIQHPDSSLIEAQLKKIDYPYFPEDDNPACSLFSGN; from the coding sequence ATGCATTTACAAAGTCAAAAAAGCACCATGGAATCCTCTCAGTTAATCAAAGAAATCCTCTCGGCAAAAATTTACGATCTGGCAATAGAAACTCCTCTCAACAAAGCACTTAAACTCTCAACAAAGCTCAAAAACGAAATTTACCTTAAACGCGAAGACCTGCAATCCGTCTTTTCCTTTAAGATCCGTGGTGCTTATAATAAGATGAGAAAACTTGATCAGAATTCATTACAACGTGGGGTTATCGCAGCTTCGGCTGGCAACCATGCTCAAGGCGTTGCGCAAGCCGCAAATCATCTGCATATTCCCGCGACTATTGTGATGCCCACGACGACTCCTCAAATTAAAGTTGATTCAGTTGTGGAAAAAAATGCTGAAGTGATTCTTCATGGCGATAACTTTGATCAAGCTTGTCAGCGCGCCTTCGAAATAGAAAAAGAACGTGGCCTCACTTTCATCCACCCCTACGATGACTGGGATGTGATCGCTGGCCAAGGTACCATTGGCGTCGAAATTCTTAAGCAACTTAATGAGGAACCCGATTATATCTTCGTTCCCGTCGGTGGGGGGGGTATTGCCGCTGGCGTTGCGAACTTCGCAAAATACCTCAGTCCAAACACCAAAATCATCACGGTTGAATGCGAAGATTCGGCTTGCTTTAAAGAAGCTTTTCAATTGGGTGAGCCCACACAATTAGCTGAAGTGGGCATTTTTGCTGATGGCATTGCAGTTGGGAAAATTGGTGAGAATACTTTTAAGGCACTCAAGGATAATGTCGACGAAGCCATCACTGTAAGCACTGATGAAATCTGCGCAGCGGTCAAAAGCATATTTGAAGAAACGCGCGTCGTTGCGGAACCCGCAGGTGCCACCGCACTTGCAGGTGTGGTAAAGTACATCAAAGAAAATAAACTTCAGAATAAACGTATCACGACAATCATCAGTGGAGCGAACACTAGCTTTGGACGGCTCCGACACATCTCCGAGAGAACTGAACTCGGTGCAGAGAAAGAAGCTCTCTTCGCTATTTCCATCCCGGAAAAAAAAGGGAGTTTTCGCCATTTCTGTCAATTGCTTGACGGATCAAGTATTACCGAATTCAATTATCGCTATAACAATCCAGACCAAGCACAGATCTTTGTGGGGATTGAATTAAAGGATGGCGACAAGAGTCGTTTATCTATCATAAATAATTTGCAGCAATCGCATATCGATCACCTGGATCTTAGTCATAACGAAATTGCGAAACTTCACCTCCGTCATATGCTTGGAGGTCAATCAGCTGTAAAAGACGAACATTTTTATCGTGTGCAATTCCCCGAAAAGCCCGGTGCCCTACTCAAGTTTTTAAATGACCTCGGCTCAGAATTTAATATCACCTTATTCCATTATCGGAATCATGCCTCTGCTCATGGTCGTGTTTTATTGGGAATTCAGCATCCTGATAGTTCACTGATTGAAGCTCAGCTCAAAAAAATTGATTATCCCTACTTCCCAGAAGATGACAATCCCGCCTGCTCTTTATTTTCAGGTAATTGA
- a CDS encoding AAA family ATPase, whose amino-acid sequence MKIYFSLLTFFLSYMTLAQSTLPSTSEEENPQSPSSSVESAPAQTPAVQAPAATTETSPMQTPAPEKEPAPLKRSQLELYHNQATQLKKVTSELNNQIEALEKLNLINDTSRKVTKKTLPKIEESITEILKLSKQIHLSYKIDKKEASQNDVDFSQKNLKYREIFFNLATALDQAQSSRDFCFKNTTSVNKNSLDNFNADSITRLKGEMSEVLTELRFYYLTLNKRFQKSWQDFSTSPIPLLAVIFKSLFLLYLFNSWFKWLQKRENKRPSTWLWYSLQLSPALKKVLMVYIIATPIYTLFTYPDIKIYIKICYVYVAANLVINICNSLASRRNYTFNQVDKPELRQKTLKIIVGFLALIYVFKRISLLFLEGCWMIQSWMYWLLVALFIAASYHILKIWKTNILQMIDEISNETSNLKKIKGFSNREVYKIFTALLGGIYFFLKGTLQWILITLSNFEIFRPMMASFLTLKAIRPEDDNAEGLKLIDEERYIPADSDILVNDYAAQELDQIIKHENRTGMHLITGEKGLGKTTFLKRLEKSLKENTKLIFHTCDHTNAESFIERMQEIVKESKKDDFQSTTVLIDDFHHIFKATIGGFEIVDRFIDLVRTEQDSMTWYVSINNESWQVLKRIRAKKILFESVTKLPKWDMPQLQMMISSRIKNLGMKISFQGLVIPRHLDSPQIDGRRKKDLSYYRILRDYSEGNPSVALYCFNLSLYEGKQGDVLEVRLFNPPSLAELESMPALSYFILRTIVQMAKTNRADLKDCAAEKSSLVDDSLHLLLTHGFIKEHDGFYKIATRWFRPVMIILQRQHLLSK is encoded by the coding sequence GTGAAAATATATTTTAGTTTGCTTACCTTTTTCTTGAGTTACATGACTCTTGCCCAAAGCACCCTACCCAGTACAAGTGAAGAGGAGAACCCACAAAGCCCTTCGTCTTCAGTAGAATCTGCGCCGGCTCAAACGCCAGCTGTACAAGCTCCTGCAGCAACAACAGAAACTTCCCCCATGCAAACTCCTGCGCCAGAGAAAGAGCCCGCTCCGCTAAAGCGAAGTCAACTGGAGCTCTACCATAACCAAGCAACTCAATTAAAGAAAGTAACGAGCGAACTCAATAATCAAATCGAGGCTTTAGAAAAACTCAACCTCATTAATGACACTTCTAGAAAAGTTACTAAAAAAACACTGCCCAAAATTGAGGAGTCCATCACAGAGATTTTAAAATTATCGAAACAAATTCATCTATCCTATAAAATAGACAAGAAAGAAGCATCACAAAACGATGTGGACTTTAGTCAGAAAAACTTAAAATACAGAGAGATTTTTTTCAATTTAGCCACGGCATTGGATCAAGCTCAATCCAGCCGTGATTTTTGTTTTAAAAATACGACATCAGTTAACAAAAACTCTCTTGATAACTTTAACGCCGACTCAATAACAAGGCTAAAAGGTGAAATGAGTGAAGTCCTCACTGAGCTTAGATTTTATTATTTAACTTTGAATAAGCGCTTTCAAAAATCTTGGCAGGATTTCAGCACCTCCCCGATACCCCTACTCGCAGTTATATTCAAATCACTCTTTTTACTCTACCTTTTTAATTCTTGGTTTAAATGGCTTCAAAAAAGAGAGAATAAACGTCCCTCCACATGGCTTTGGTATTCACTTCAACTGAGCCCAGCCCTTAAAAAGGTTTTGATGGTTTATATCATAGCAACTCCGATCTATACCTTATTTACTTACCCCGACATTAAAATATATATAAAGATTTGTTACGTTTATGTAGCGGCCAACCTCGTTATCAATATTTGTAACTCTCTAGCATCTCGACGCAACTATACTTTTAACCAAGTAGATAAACCTGAGTTGCGTCAAAAGACACTCAAAATTATTGTTGGTTTTCTAGCTCTGATCTATGTATTCAAACGAATCTCACTGCTTTTTTTAGAAGGCTGTTGGATGATTCAATCTTGGATGTACTGGTTACTCGTTGCTTTATTTATTGCCGCATCTTATCACATCTTAAAAATCTGGAAAACCAATATTTTACAGATGATTGATGAGATCAGTAATGAAACATCAAACTTAAAGAAAATAAAGGGCTTCAGTAACAGAGAAGTATACAAGATCTTTACTGCGCTTTTAGGTGGTATTTATTTCTTTTTAAAAGGAACACTCCAATGGATTCTAATTACACTTTCTAACTTTGAAATCTTCCGGCCCATGATGGCATCTTTCCTCACTTTAAAAGCGATTCGACCCGAAGATGATAATGCCGAAGGTTTAAAGCTTATCGATGAAGAGCGGTACATACCCGCTGATTCAGACATACTCGTTAATGACTATGCGGCTCAAGAATTAGATCAAATTATAAAGCATGAAAATCGAACCGGAATGCATTTAATCACTGGTGAAAAAGGTTTAGGGAAAACAACTTTTTTAAAGCGATTAGAAAAATCTCTTAAGGAAAACACCAAGTTAATCTTCCACACTTGTGATCACACCAATGCCGAATCCTTCATCGAGAGAATGCAAGAAATTGTCAAGGAAAGTAAAAAGGATGATTTCCAAAGTACTACTGTACTCATTGATGACTTTCACCATATTTTCAAGGCTACTATTGGCGGTTTCGAAATAGTCGATCGCTTTATCGATCTGGTGCGAACTGAACAAGACTCTATGACTTGGTACGTTTCAATAAATAATGAATCTTGGCAGGTTTTGAAAAGAATTCGCGCAAAAAAAATTCTCTTTGAATCTGTGACTAAACTTCCAAAGTGGGATATGCCCCAATTGCAAATGATGATTTCATCACGTATTAAAAATCTCGGCATGAAAATCTCGTTTCAGGGCTTGGTGATTCCACGACATTTAGATAGCCCTCAAATAGATGGTCGACGTAAAAAAGACTTAAGTTACTACCGTATACTTAGGGATTACTCTGAAGGGAATCCGAGTGTTGCACTCTACTGCTTCAACCTCTCACTTTATGAAGGGAAACAAGGAGATGTTTTAGAAGTCAGATTGTTTAACCCTCCCTCACTAGCTGAACTCGAATCCATGCCTGCTTTAAGTTACTTTATCCTAAGAACTATTGTCCAAATGGCTAAGACGAATCGTGCCGATCTAAAAGATTGTGCAGCTGAGAAAAGCTCTTTAGTTGACGATAGTCTTCATCTCTTGCTCACTCATGGCTTTATCAAGGAACACGATGGTTTCTACAAAATTGCCACACGCTGGTTTCGACCTGTGATGATCATCCTTCAACGACAACACCTATTATCTAAGTGA
- a CDS encoding mechanosensitive ion channel family protein, which translates to MRLILLTFLFLLAPSLLLSQEKTQTEPANPPQQIASPELVSPPDSEQGNQVEIPDSNLAQDTSQPASEATKADIKEPAQALNESSEIIKKTIEASADEASELSFSKITRFVRLGGVIISITLIILTIIILRIMHRLVERFSLQIPQKRMLFHKVETITQFFIYVGVAISVFLLSFRINDQLLSIIGGTLAVSFGFAIKDLIASFIAGLMIMIDRPFQVGDRITFDGQYGDITAIGLRSVRMQTLTDDTVTIPNNKFLSDSTVCGNYGELSMQMTIDFYIGLDQNIEQACTIVNEATSTSHYVCLPKPVVVLVKQVIIENYMAYRVRIKAYVLDTQYEAAFETDLNLRIMKAFKEQEIHPPSILHRNT; encoded by the coding sequence ATGCGCCTTATTTTACTTACATTTCTTTTCTTACTAGCCCCCTCTCTTCTTTTGAGTCAGGAGAAAACTCAAACTGAGCCTGCTAATCCACCACAACAAATCGCTAGTCCTGAGCTAGTTTCACCTCCAGATAGTGAGCAAGGTAATCAAGTAGAGATCCCTGATTCTAATTTAGCTCAAGATACTTCTCAGCCAGCCAGCGAGGCTACTAAGGCCGATATCAAAGAACCCGCACAAGCACTTAATGAATCATCTGAAATCATTAAAAAGACGATTGAAGCCAGTGCTGATGAGGCCAGTGAATTAAGCTTTAGTAAAATAACACGATTTGTCCGACTTGGCGGAGTTATCATTTCGATAACACTTATTATCCTGACTATCATAATTTTACGAATTATGCACAGGTTAGTGGAACGCTTTAGTCTGCAAATCCCTCAGAAACGCATGCTCTTCCACAAGGTTGAAACAATCACCCAGTTTTTTATCTATGTGGGTGTTGCTATTAGTGTTTTTTTATTAAGCTTCCGTATTAACGATCAACTTCTGAGCATCATTGGGGGTACGCTTGCCGTATCATTTGGCTTTGCGATCAAAGATCTTATTGCTTCCTTTATTGCGGGCTTAATGATCATGATTGACCGACCTTTCCAAGTGGGCGATCGCATTACTTTTGATGGTCAATACGGCGACATAACGGCCATCGGTTTAAGGTCAGTCAGAATGCAAACTCTTACGGATGATACAGTAACTATTCCCAATAATAAGTTCCTAAGTGACAGTACGGTTTGTGGTAACTATGGTGAACTCTCAATGCAAATGACCATTGACTTTTATATTGGACTCGACCAGAATATAGAACAAGCCTGTACAATTGTCAATGAAGCCACCTCCACGAGTCATTATGTCTGCCTACCTAAACCGGTAGTCGTCTTAGTTAAACAAGTCATTATTGAAAACTACATGGCCTACCGTGTACGCATCAAAGCTTATGTATTAGATACACAATATGAAGCGGCTTTTGAAACTGATTTAAACCTACGTATTATGAAAGCTTTTAAAGAGCAAGAAATCCATCCCCCCTCAATCTTGCATCGCAATACCTAA
- a CDS encoding serine/threonine protein kinase has product MNQEEYFQQLESTSTALFDVALGRDSKEDRYTEMNEVGRGATKHIYKVLDLSSGRTVALALPNEDLSKEQVHGFLEEARLTASLQHPNIIQVYNLGYRQDGKPFFTMKLCSDKKLSHMLADSANSLFDLMGIFLKVCEAVSYAHSMGAIHRDIKDDNILLGDFGEVLLCDWGSAQILKDSILEQEVGQLMNPISLGTNGFMSPEQTQGGEASECQDIYSLGALLYKILTKEEPSATARPPREVDPTIPLSLEAICLKAKATNSKDRYLNCEELITDIKAYLSGFAPQAEGASLNKHVWLFLVRHKSLTLFTLFSFILITCLSLYYIVSLKEKEAQTSIERDRAENALELYDIEKSSRKKIAALGADYFFQQAAQLISAHSSQLAIELLESIPTKSLSKKQVKKKNMLYGRIHFYRQQFNQALEYFNKGEVYKDNELIRIAKYFVNKKSNDSERLNSTDIVKILDQLYQIEIHQAHCFFREQVLAITDYEGQIPIIQKMIKLNNKIDDVDIKFEIINGKHHMDLSHNKNMRRWEPVREMKLNHLNLSHSPIRIHFHVLKGMPLESLNIAFTKVKNFDFLYTLPNLKELIIDKSMIKGSNLNEILDELKDQAIQLSIKES; this is encoded by the coding sequence ATGAATCAAGAAGAGTATTTTCAGCAGTTAGAATCGACTTCTACAGCCTTGTTTGATGTGGCTCTTGGACGCGATAGCAAGGAAGATCGTTATACCGAAATGAATGAAGTCGGTCGAGGCGCCACTAAACACATTTATAAAGTTTTAGATTTAAGTAGTGGTCGCACCGTCGCTCTCGCTCTTCCGAATGAAGATTTGAGTAAAGAACAAGTCCATGGCTTCTTAGAAGAAGCAAGACTCACGGCCTCTTTACAGCACCCCAACATCATTCAAGTCTATAATTTAGGTTATCGTCAAGATGGTAAGCCTTTCTTCACAATGAAATTGTGCTCTGACAAAAAACTGAGCCACATGCTTGCGGACTCGGCAAACTCACTCTTTGATTTGATGGGCATCTTCCTCAAAGTCTGTGAGGCCGTCTCTTACGCTCATAGTATGGGGGCTATTCATCGGGATATTAAAGACGACAACATCCTTTTAGGTGACTTCGGCGAAGTTTTACTTTGTGACTGGGGTTCAGCACAAATACTCAAGGACTCGATATTAGAGCAAGAAGTGGGACAGTTAATGAATCCCATTAGTCTTGGGACAAATGGTTTCATGTCACCTGAACAGACTCAAGGAGGTGAAGCCAGTGAATGTCAAGATATCTACTCATTAGGAGCCCTGCTCTACAAAATCTTAACAAAAGAAGAACCTTCAGCAACAGCAAGGCCACCACGAGAAGTAGACCCCACAATCCCTCTAAGTCTCGAAGCTATTTGTTTAAAAGCAAAAGCGACAAACTCTAAAGATAGATACCTAAATTGCGAAGAGCTTATCACAGATATCAAAGCTTACCTATCTGGCTTTGCTCCCCAAGCTGAAGGCGCTTCACTCAACAAGCATGTGTGGTTATTTTTAGTCAGGCATAAAAGCTTAACTTTATTTACTCTTTTTAGTTTTATTCTCATCACTTGTTTATCACTCTATTACATCGTCTCTCTTAAAGAAAAAGAAGCACAAACATCTATTGAACGTGATCGTGCAGAAAATGCCTTGGAACTCTACGACATTGAAAAATCCAGCCGCAAAAAAATTGCAGCACTGGGGGCTGACTACTTCTTTCAGCAGGCGGCGCAACTTATCAGTGCTCACTCGAGTCAACTTGCCATCGAATTATTAGAATCCATACCTACAAAGAGCTTAAGTAAAAAACAAGTAAAGAAAAAAAATATGCTTTATGGACGGATCCACTTTTATAGACAACAGTTCAATCAAGCCTTGGAGTACTTTAACAAAGGTGAAGTTTACAAAGATAATGAACTCATAAGGATAGCTAAATACTTTGTGAACAAAAAATCCAATGATAGCGAAAGGTTGAACAGTACTGACATAGTTAAAATTCTTGACCAGCTCTATCAAATTGAAATTCATCAGGCGCATTGCTTCTTTAGGGAGCAAGTTTTAGCAATTACAGATTATGAAGGCCAAATCCCCATAATTCAGAAAATGATTAAGCTCAATAACAAGATTGATGATGTGGATATTAAATTTGAAATCATTAATGGTAAGCATCACATGGATCTTTCCCATAACAAAAATATGCGCCGTTGGGAACCCGTAAGAGAAATGAAGCTAAATCATTTGAACTTATCTCACAGTCCCATAAGAATTCACTTTCATGTCCTTAAAGGAATGCCTTTGGAAAGTTTGAATATCGCCTTTACAAAAGTTAAAAATTTTGATTTCCTCTACACTCTCCCCAATTTAAAAGAGCTCATTATTGACAAAAGCATGATAAAGGGTTCAAACCTAAATGAAATTCTAGATGAGTTGAAAGATCAAGCTATTCAACTTAGTATTAAAGAAAGTTAA
- a CDS encoding RNA polymerase sigma factor, producing MNDNTRLTLLEKVRNKHDEQSWEDFVDTYRPFIYSVCRRMNVAHYEAEELTQDILLKLWDKLPEFQYEKNGRFRAWLCTVTGNQVKNFFRSHQRREERNKKYFDQSMSDPEIENITEESWKKYAVLRAMDNIRPLFSEKVIKIFELLQEGRRRPEVAELMDVSPNQVSVYKERVLRRLTAEIRRLDQEWG from the coding sequence ATGAATGATAATACGCGACTCACACTTCTAGAAAAGGTACGAAATAAACATGATGAGCAATCATGGGAAGATTTCGTCGATACTTATCGACCCTTTATCTACTCGGTATGTCGTCGTATGAACGTGGCCCATTACGAAGCCGAAGAACTCACACAAGATATTTTATTAAAACTTTGGGATAAGCTTCCCGAGTTTCAATATGAAAAGAACGGCCGCTTTCGTGCCTGGCTGTGCACGGTGACGGGAAATCAAGTGAAGAACTTTTTTCGGAGCCATCAGCGTCGCGAAGAGCGCAATAAAAAATATTTTGATCAGAGTATGAGTGACCCTGAGATTGAGAACATTACTGAAGAGAGTTGGAAGAAATACGCCGTTTTGAGAGCCATGGATAATATTCGTCCTCTCTTTTCCGAGAAAGTGATCAAGATTTTTGAGCTCTTACAGGAAGGCAGGAGACGTCCAGAAGTAGCTGAGTTAATGGATGTGAGCCCTAATCAAGTATCAGTTTACAAAGAACGTGTCTTGCGTCGCTTGACGGCTGAAATAAGGCGTTTGGATCAAGAGTGGGGTTAA